In Labilibaculum sp. DW002, the genomic window GATTCCATCCTCCCTCCAAACCTCCTACAAGAAAGAAGACAGCAAGAATAGCACCACCCATCAATACAAATCCTTGAATAACATCACCCCACACAACAGCCTCAACACCACCCATGGTGCAATAGATAGTGGTAATAACCCCCATAAGCACTATACAAATATAGATATCAATACCGGTTACTACTGTTAAAGCTAATGACGGCAAGAATAATACCAATGCCATTCGTGCTATCATAAAAATAATAAACAGACTACTAGCTAATAATCGAGTGCTATAATTAAAACGTTGCTCGAGGTACTCGTATGCTGTCGTTACTTTTAACCGTCTGAAAAAGGGAAGATAGTACTTTACAACAGGAAATGCCATGACTAAAATAGTGATTGCCATTGGATAATATTTCCAGTCGGTAGCAAAAGTTTTTGCCGGAATTGCCATAAAAGTAATTGCACTTAACATGGTCGCAAAAATACTCATCCCGGCAGCCCACCAAGGAATTCTGCCTCCTCCTTTAAAAAAGTCATCACTGCTTTTTTCTTTTTTCATAAAGAAATAGCCCAAATAGAGCATCCCAAACATGTAAAGAATCAATACCAACCAATTCAAAAAGCCAAATACGGGTTCGGTAATGGTTTCTCCATAATATACTTTTGGTGAACGAACACCTGGTTTTACTTCTCCATTAATAACAAACCAACCTTTACCTGATTTTACAAGTGGAGCTCCTGTTGGTGCTTTAAAAGGGTAATCGCAGCCATTTGACCATGCATTGGTTATGGTATTAAAAACGATCACCTTATCATTAAACTGATAGTTATCTGTCTCTTGAGTGTAATAAGTTAAGAGTTGTTTTTTTAAGTTTGACAGGCCAAGTGTGTCCTTACTATTTTTTAAGAGTGAAACTTTTCGTTCCAGCTCCCAGCCTTTTCTAAAAACATCCTTGTTTACACCACCTACAAAAAGAATATGATGGGTACCTATCGCAATTCCTGCCCCTCCATGCAATGTTTTAGAATCTTCACCTTTAACTTGTATTTCAGGCAATGAGTTCCATTCCTCAGTTTTAGGGTTGTATTCCAGACCATCGGTACAAATTGTTGCTGATTCTTGATTTTCAGGATAACTTGAACCTCCAAAAATGAATAAGTGACGTTCTTCTGCCTCGTTTTGAGCAACAACAACTAATTGCACTCTGCCTGGTCCTGGAAAATCGGGTAAGACCTTCCATTCAAATCCAGCACTTCCTTTTTTATTCAAATCAAGAGATAAAAAGGTATTTGCAACTTTACCATCAGAGGTTCCGCCTGCAACATAAATTTTATCATCGACCAAAGCAGCACCCATATTTTCCATTCCGTAAGGAAGAGAAGGCCAGTTTTCTACATTTATTTGCCTAGTACTCTCGTTCCAACTTATCAGACGAACATCCTTAACTGATTTTTCACTATTTCGTCCTCCAATACAAAGTAAACCATCTTGTACAACTACAGAAGCTCCATAAGCTAACTTATCAGGTATTGACCCTACTATTTCCCATTTAAAACCTTCATCCTGATTTTTATTCAATATAAAAATATCACTATAATACTTTTTCTTGCCTCCTTCGTAAACGGGAGTATCAGGGAAATTACATCCTCCTACAACAAAGACATGACCGTTAACATCACCTGCGAATGGGTTGGCTAGTCCGACTTGAACTTTGCTATTGATATTTGGAAGAAGCGAAGGAATCTCTTTCCAATCAAAATTATTTTTATAGTATCCTTGTGCAATACACTCATTCACAAACATGGTATTTGTGAAAATAACGAGTGATAAAAGTGTAAGCAAAGGGCTTCTCTTTAGTATAAAAGATAGATAACTCATTTATTGTATGTGTTTTTTTATTCTGCTTCTCAAGCTTATTTCCCTAAATCAAGCTCAAAGGATATTCATATCAACAAATAAGTAATTGTTTCAAAATATATCCTTTGTGGCTCAGCTCTAGAAAATTTAATTATTTATTGCAAAAACTAAAAAAGTCAATGGCTTCCAATTCTTGTTTTACCAAAACACTTTCCTCTGGTGTTATGGTTTGCATTGGCAACCTATTTGGACCACAATCAATGCCCATAAATTTCATCATATGCTTCCCAACAACAATGTTTCCACGAAACTTACACAGTACATTAATAAACAAATGTGACTTATGCTGCAGGTCACGAGCCAATTCGAAATTATGACTTTCGAAAGCTTCAGCCATTTGTTTATACACACCAAAAATATGGTTGTATGTACCACCTACACCAGCTGTATATCCAAAAGCTAATGCCGACAGATAAGTTTCATCCAAACCGTGAAGCATTTCGAATTTACCATTTGCCACATATTTGCACAAATCAAACTCATAAATATTATCATAAGTATATTTAACCCCAGCAAAATTTGGAATCTCCTTATCTGCAGCGGTTAGTAAGTCAACCATCGACAAGCTAACGTTATTTAAGGGAGGAATGTGATAATAGTAAAACGGGAGCTTTGGCGCCGCATCAGCAATGGTTTTGCAATAAGCAACTAACTCTTCGTTTCTACGAGGCGGTAAAAAAGCAGGTGACATTGAAGCAATAGCAAACACTCCAATCTCCTGAGCATGAGCAGCCAGTTCTTTTTGCTCGCTAAGACAAGTACCGCCCGTATGAACAATTACTTTTAAACGGCCCGCAGATGCTTCCATCCATTTTTCAGCAATTGCTTTTCTTTCCGAACTCGTTAATAAAGCACCTTCACCCGAACTTCCACAAATAAAAACACCATCTATTTTATTATTCACCACAAACTCAGCATAATCTGATATTTTATCATAATTTACTGCTCCATCTGCATGCATTGGTGTAAATGGTGCTGTTATAGACCCGTTAATTTTTTTCATCATTTTAGTATTTTACAAATTATATTCTGTTGAAAATGTTGATGCAGGGAGCCCCTGGTCATTCACTAAATTAGCTTCATTAAAGGCTTGCCATCCGTATCGGACATTTGTAATTTTCTTAACTAATTTATTTCGTAGTATTAATGTATTCTCATTCACACTAACTTCTGCAGGAACAAACAGGTCG contains:
- a CDS encoding dihydrodipicolinate synthase family protein; the protein is MKKINGSITAPFTPMHADGAVNYDKISDYAEFVVNNKIDGVFICGSSGEGALLTSSERKAIAEKWMEASAGRLKVIVHTGGTCLSEQKELAAHAQEIGVFAIASMSPAFLPPRRNEELVAYCKTIADAAPKLPFYYYHIPPLNNVSLSMVDLLTAADKEIPNFAGVKYTYDNIYEFDLCKYVANGKFEMLHGLDETYLSALAFGYTAGVGGTYNHIFGVYKQMAEAFESHNFELARDLQHKSHLFINVLCKFRGNIVVGKHMMKFMGIDCGPNRLPMQTITPEESVLVKQELEAIDFFSFCNK
- a CDS encoding cyclically-permuted mutarotase family protein, with the translated sequence MLTLLSLVIFTNTMFVNECIAQGYYKNNFDWKEIPSLLPNINSKVQVGLANPFAGDVNGHVFVVGGCNFPDTPVYEGGKKKYYSDIFILNKNQDEGFKWEIVGSIPDKLAYGASVVVQDGLLCIGGRNSEKSVKDVRLISWNESTRQINVENWPSLPYGMENMGAALVDDKIYVAGGTSDGKVANTFLSLDLNKKGSAGFEWKVLPDFPGPGRVQLVVVAQNEAEERHLFIFGGSSYPENQESATICTDGLEYNPKTEEWNSLPEIQVKGEDSKTLHGGAGIAIGTHHILFVGGVNKDVFRKGWELERKVSLLKNSKDTLGLSNLKKQLLTYYTQETDNYQFNDKVIVFNTITNAWSNGCDYPFKAPTGAPLVKSGKGWFVINGEVKPGVRSPKVYYGETITEPVFGFLNWLVLILYMFGMLYLGYFFMKKEKSSDDFFKGGGRIPWWAAGMSIFATMLSAITFMAIPAKTFATDWKYYPMAITILVMAFPVVKYYLPFFRRLKVTTAYEYLEQRFNYSTRLLASSLFIIFMIARMALVLFLPSLALTVVTGIDIYICIVLMGVITTIYCTMGGVEAVVWGDVIQGFVLMGGAILAVFFLVGGLEGGWNQLIEISMDNSKFTILDSSLDLTKATIWVVLIGGLANNLISYSSDQTVIQRYLTTKDEKSAGKSIVLNGFLSIFVSLIFYLIGTALFAYYSESPDQLHYAMENPDSLFPYYIMTKLPMGLAGLLIAAIFAATMSTVSSNINSLSTAFTSDIYQHFFKGSSDKTVLYVARLSGVIFGGLGIVLAILMATWNILSLFDYFNYILGLLASGLGGLFVMGIFMKRIHSKAALIGFFTGTIILVALSQYTKVHFLLFGFIGMFSSVIIGLIVSFIIPEKKKDLDGLTVHSLSNSK